In Sebastes fasciatus isolate fSebFas1 chromosome 24, fSebFas1.pri, whole genome shotgun sequence, the following are encoded in one genomic region:
- the LOC141762774 gene encoding solute carrier family 22 member 6 isoform X1: protein MVSPLQLSVYWRLSLVFFFTSFLFFLDIFTAAVVADSCRHGNGSTSDPPLHGTLASNAEGNQSEPGTESRKWDSVCGWTDWLSYGQTLYMVGLLLGSLVGGALSDRYGKRPVLLVSVFTQTVCGLVPAVLPQPFLFLAVRCLTGVCCCCINICSFSLAVEWTRPAARLWPPAFLPFCFSLGTMGGAPLAWLSPTWKQLHLSLALPQLICLPLYLSIPESPRWLLLRRRTDVLERYRSNSPADKQCLDLLLESTWSDLQKATEAEKAEPSGGHAPSDIIHLKHPTILLRLFIMSYLSAACALTYFGICMNIGSFGVGVYSAQFFSGLSEAPCLLVPLVRLGRRPISMIAQFLSGAACFLSLLLSRYNGDPVLVMSLALLGKLCILAALFISILYSIELFPTVVRQRCVSLVNLCFRLGCLVNSLVPSNPDGAISLAAMVVYSSGPIIGCGLCLLLPETSGVPLPDSVEDCERQPRPRPPSIDAFWRTWKPARRQTRKTEIVPAEKDDTHTPNTHTGLI, encoded by the exons atGGTGTCCCCGCTGCAGCTCTCCGTCTACTGGCGCCTCTCTcttgtcttcttcttcacctccttcctcttcttcctcgaCATTTTCACCGCCGCGGTCGTGGCGGACTCCTGTCGCCATGGCAACGGCTCCACCAGCGACCCGCCACTGCATGGAACGTTGGCGTCGAACGCCGAgggcaaccaatcagagcccggCACTGAGAGCAGGAAGTGGGAT tcAGTGTGTGGTTGGACAGACTGGTTGTCGTACGGTCAGACGCTCTACATGGTCGGCCTGCTGCTGGGATCTCTGGTCGGCGGAGCGCTATCTGACCG GTACGGGAAGCGTCCGGTGTTGCTGGTGTCGGTGTTCACGCAGACCGTTTGCGGCCTCGTGCCCGCCGTCCTTCCTCAGCCTTTCCTCTTCCTCGCCGTTCGCTGCCTGACCggcgtctgctgctgctgcatcaacATCTGCTCCTTCAGTTTGG CGGTGGAGTGGACGCGCCCCGCCGCTCGGCTCTGGCCGCCGGCCTTCCTGCCGTTCTGCTTCAGTCTGGGGACGATGGGCGGAGCTCCGCTGGCCTGGCTCAGCCCCACCTGGAAACAGCTGCACCTGTCGCTGGCTCTGCCTCAGCTCATCTGTCTGCCGCTCTACCT GTCGATTCCAGAGTCTCCTCGCTGGTTGTTgttgaggaggaggacggaTGTTCTGGAGCGGTACCGGAGCAACAGCCCTGCAGATAAACAGTGTCTGGACCTG cTGCTGGAGTCGACGTGGTCCGACCTGCAGAAAGCCACCGAGGCTGAGAAGGCGGAGCCATCTGGAGGCCACGCCCCCAGTGACATCATCCACCTGAAACATCCCACCATCCTGCTGCGGCTGTTTATCATGAGCTACCTGAG CGCAGCGTGTGCGTTGACGTACTTCGGCATCTGCATGAACATCGGCTCGTTCGGCGTCGGCGTCTACTCCGCCCAGTTCTTCTCCGGCCTATCGGAAGCTCCCTGCCTCCTCGTGCCATTGGTTCGCCTGGGACGCCGGCCAATCAGCATGATCGCTCAGTTCCTGAGCGGAGCGGCCTGCTTCCTGTCGTTACTGCTGTCCAGATACAACG GCGATCCGGTGCTGGTGATGAGTCTGGCTCTGCTGGGGAAACTCTGCATCTTGGCGGCGCTCTTCATCTCCATCCTGTACAGCATTGAGCTGTTCCCCACTGTGGTcag ACAGCGGTGCGTGTCCCTGGTCAACTTGTGTTTCCGGCTCGGCTGCTTGGTCAACTCCCTCGTCCCCTCCAACCCAGATGGGGCGATCTCATTGGCCGCCATGGTCGTGTACAGCAGCGGACCAATCATAGGCTGCGGTCTGTGCCTGCTGCTGCCGGAGACCAGCGGCGTCCCGCTCCCCGATTCGGTGGAGGACTGCGAGAGGCAGCCTCGGCCACGCCCACCCAGCATAGACGCCTTCTGGAGGACATG GAAGCCGGCGAGACGGCAAACCAGGAAAACAGAGATCGTCCCTGCTGAGAAGgacgacacacacactcccaacacacacactggactcATTTAA
- the LOC141762774 gene encoding solute carrier family 22 member 13 isoform X2 has translation MVGLLLGSLVGGALSDRYGKRPVLLVSVFTQTVCGLVPAVLPQPFLFLAVRCLTGVCCCCINICSFSLAVEWTRPAARLWPPAFLPFCFSLGTMGGAPLAWLSPTWKQLHLSLALPQLICLPLYLSIPESPRWLLLRRRTDVLERYRSNSPADKQCLDLLLESTWSDLQKATEAEKAEPSGGHAPSDIIHLKHPTILLRLFIMSYLSAACALTYFGICMNIGSFGVGVYSAQFFSGLSEAPCLLVPLVRLGRRPISMIAQFLSGAACFLSLLLSRYNGDPVLVMSLALLGKLCILAALFISILYSIELFPTVVRQRCVSLVNLCFRLGCLVNSLVPSNPDGAISLAAMVVYSSGPIIGCGLCLLLPETSGVPLPDSVEDCERQPRPRPPSIDAFWRTWKPARRQTRKTEIVPAEKDDTHTPNTHTGLI, from the exons ATGGTCGGCCTGCTGCTGGGATCTCTGGTCGGCGGAGCGCTATCTGACCG GTACGGGAAGCGTCCGGTGTTGCTGGTGTCGGTGTTCACGCAGACCGTTTGCGGCCTCGTGCCCGCCGTCCTTCCTCAGCCTTTCCTCTTCCTCGCCGTTCGCTGCCTGACCggcgtctgctgctgctgcatcaacATCTGCTCCTTCAGTTTGG CGGTGGAGTGGACGCGCCCCGCCGCTCGGCTCTGGCCGCCGGCCTTCCTGCCGTTCTGCTTCAGTCTGGGGACGATGGGCGGAGCTCCGCTGGCCTGGCTCAGCCCCACCTGGAAACAGCTGCACCTGTCGCTGGCTCTGCCTCAGCTCATCTGTCTGCCGCTCTACCT GTCGATTCCAGAGTCTCCTCGCTGGTTGTTgttgaggaggaggacggaTGTTCTGGAGCGGTACCGGAGCAACAGCCCTGCAGATAAACAGTGTCTGGACCTG cTGCTGGAGTCGACGTGGTCCGACCTGCAGAAAGCCACCGAGGCTGAGAAGGCGGAGCCATCTGGAGGCCACGCCCCCAGTGACATCATCCACCTGAAACATCCCACCATCCTGCTGCGGCTGTTTATCATGAGCTACCTGAG CGCAGCGTGTGCGTTGACGTACTTCGGCATCTGCATGAACATCGGCTCGTTCGGCGTCGGCGTCTACTCCGCCCAGTTCTTCTCCGGCCTATCGGAAGCTCCCTGCCTCCTCGTGCCATTGGTTCGCCTGGGACGCCGGCCAATCAGCATGATCGCTCAGTTCCTGAGCGGAGCGGCCTGCTTCCTGTCGTTACTGCTGTCCAGATACAACG GCGATCCGGTGCTGGTGATGAGTCTGGCTCTGCTGGGGAAACTCTGCATCTTGGCGGCGCTCTTCATCTCCATCCTGTACAGCATTGAGCTGTTCCCCACTGTGGTcag ACAGCGGTGCGTGTCCCTGGTCAACTTGTGTTTCCGGCTCGGCTGCTTGGTCAACTCCCTCGTCCCCTCCAACCCAGATGGGGCGATCTCATTGGCCGCCATGGTCGTGTACAGCAGCGGACCAATCATAGGCTGCGGTCTGTGCCTGCTGCTGCCGGAGACCAGCGGCGTCCCGCTCCCCGATTCGGTGGAGGACTGCGAGAGGCAGCCTCGGCCACGCCCACCCAGCATAGACGCCTTCTGGAGGACATG GAAGCCGGCGAGACGGCAAACCAGGAAAACAGAGATCGTCCCTGCTGAGAAGgacgacacacacactcccaacacacacactggactcATTTAA